The Vairimorpha necatrix chromosome 1, complete sequence genome contains a region encoding:
- a CDS encoding SANTA domain-containing protein, translating to MNENEDILEWVKFINIPDYTIFKKRTPHLNRYTSKNTKNLNKWYIRIVKNDNPLIGYKYWINVNGYLDNNTFIRSSPIYNIYGPLEVLTAHTKYNLAEDSEVLSISPHIKFEKSKLRKFSKGFPNDWKELVTKQLTKIFGQGIKANMLDCEKKLTSFEKIYNDIFDNQEAENVDAEWEELQVPCLKLKDDDILQEDSLEDNGLIEQDYIEENHDTLETEEQLKNNTKKIKSKISLRRQATLKLSKDEVSEDIEIMSFYLASKKPQNENSKCMRTNMKEPIINIDKSFILTHEENMSLDTENENNNDNILKTKKLNKNEEPGFHTNIKDEHAITTKFEEKPRDRASLKDSENQKIDINEIDESGQSFESVTDTYNSSKCNTNIELNINENIEGDSEYTIDSSYNTMDILSSGVTPDDIKDKDYLQDSKLIESILGLGKMMELISFDHVYSGKVKKRKRKEN from the coding sequence ATGAATGAAAATGAAGATATATTAGAATgggtaaaatttataaatatacccgattatacaatatttaaaaaaagaactCCACATCTCAATAGATACACAAGtaaaaacacaaaaaatcttaataaGTGGTATATAAGAATTGTCAAGAACGATAATCCTCTTATAGGATATAAATATTGGATTAATGTAAATGGATATCTAGACAATAATACCTTCATTCGAAGCTCGCccatttataatatatatggTCCTTTAGAAGTACTTACTGCCCACACTAAGTATAATTTAGCTGAAGATAGTGAAGTATTAAGCATTTCTCCGCATATTAAGTttgaaaaaagtaaattaaGAAAGTTTAGCAAGGGATTTCCTAATGACTGGAAGGAGTTGGTCACAAAACAGCTTACAAAGATATTTGGGCAAGGTATAAAAGCGAATATGTTAGATTGTGAGAAAAAGTTAACTtcatttgaaaaaatatataatgatatatttgacaaTCAAGAAGCAGAAAATGTAGATGCAGAATGGGAAGAGTTACAAGTCCCTTGTCTTAAATTGAAAGATGACGATATACTTCAAGAAGATAGTCTCGAAGACAATGGCCTGATAGAGCAAGACTATATAGAAGAAAATCATGATACATTAGAAACTGAAGagcaattaaaaaacaatacaaaaaaaatcaagagTAAAATATCATTGAGACGTCAAGCCACGCTTAAACTATCAAAAGATGAAGTTAGCGAAGACATAGAAATAATGTCCTTCTATTTAGCTTCTAAGAAACCACAAAATGAAAACAGTAAATGTATGAGAACAAACATGAAAGAGCCGATAATTAATATAGACAAGTCATTTATTCTGACACATGAGGAAAATATGTCATTAGATACTGAAAACGAGAATAACAATGATAATATTCTCAAGACAAAAAAGCTAAACAAAAATGAAGAACCGGGATTtcatacaaatataaaagatgaACACGCCATAACGACAAAATTCGAAGAAAAACCAAGAGATAGAGCAAGTTTAAAAGATAGTGAAAACCAAAAAATAGATATCAATGAAATAGACGAATCGGGACAATCCTTCGAAAGCGTTACGGATACCTACAATAGTTCAAAATGCAACACAAATATAGAACTTAACATCAATGAGAACATCGAAGGCGATTCTGAATATACCATAGACAGTAGTTACAACACTATGGATATACTTTCTTCGGGTGTAACACCAGatgatataaaagataaagaTTATTTACAGGACTCCAAATTAATCGAGAGCATTCTAGGTTTAGGGAAAATGATGGAACTTATATCATTTGATCATGTATACTCAGGTAAagtaaagaaaagaaagaGAAAAGAAAACTAG
- a CDS encoding SANTA domain-containing protein gives MNQKEDILRKEEFENLPDYTIFRRKTPQIKRFTRNNKKRLSKWHISFVKNNNPLIKYKYWISVNGYLDNNKLVQSSPILSIQAPFVVVTANTKYYLKESNEILKKPPHAKFDLDELAKFSKGFPNDWKKIVIKQLKEIYGAERLRLNVSDYERVLTPFDMLYNKIFNKQEEETESNDMINITRDEDKSNLELKSEAPRPTIKNKNLKRKIEEEDDLEIVPSSSHLDKLKDKKKKIEKTKKKHEEEKSSEAAKEDTKKIEKPHEKKKEKINEEDKSKKDIVNTKQIDESGDREIDIKYLQEISAKTGKSYQDVMDIISNKRKAKKEKTNNKNLRKNKEPPTDIKLEDIEEKDYIQDSKIIESLLSVENETDNAKKRKLKEETERKKKLKDTGNYENTGTSNKSLLEQIMNSRISRPYSYEELSNKEKKSIKQKKENSKSQKHNLKNKEELDRNRVNLERTKIKEETEKEKLKEKNDLIEKLKIENLKKLYKQNANIQKQKDIEDARENKSLFVDNKNMTSELESNATTNSLNVRKVKKRKSLCMPSKNKSKKK, from the coding sequence ATGAATCAAAAAGAAGACATTTTAAGAAAGGAAGAATTTGAAAATCTTCCAGACTACACAATTTTCAGGAGAAAAACTCCCCAAATAAAGCGCTTTACaagaaataacaaaaaGAGACTCAGTAAGTGGCATATAAGCTTCGTCAAGAATAATAACCctcttattaaatataaatattggaTTAGTGTAAACGGGTATCTagacaataataaattagtaCAAAGCTCGCCCATCTTGAGTATCCAGGCGCCCTTTGTGGTAGTCACTGCTAAtactaaatattatttaaaagaaagcaacgaaatattaaaaaaaccgCCACATGCCAAATTTGATTTAGACGAATTGGCTAAATTTAGTAAAGGGTTTCCTAATGACTGGAAGAAGATTGTCATAAAACAacttaaagaaatatatgGGGCAGAAAGACTGAGATTAAATGTATCAGACTATGAAAGAGTATTAACCCCCTTTGACATGTTATATAATaagatatttaataaacaagAAGAAGAGACAGAAAGTAATgatatgataaatattacTAGAGATGAAGACAAAAGTAATctagaattaaaaagtgAAGCACCGCGGccaacaattaaaaacaaaaatctAAAGCGTAAAATAGAAGAGGAAGATGATTTAGAAATAGTGCCAAGCTCATCGCATCTTGACAAactaaaagataaaaagaagaaaattgaaaaaacaaaaaagaaacacGAGGAAGAAAAGTCAAGTGAAGCAGCAAAAGAagatactaaaaaaattgaaaagcCACACgaaaagaagaaagaaaaaataaacgaAGAagataaatctaaaaaagaCATTGTAAATACAAAACAAATAGACGAATCTGGAGACCGAGAAATAGATATTAAATATCTACAAGAAATAAGTGCGAAAACAGGGAAATCATATCAAGATGTAATGGATATTATTAGTAATAAACGAAAAGCAAAGAAAgagaaaacaaataataaaaacttaagaaaaaacaaagaacCACCTACAGACATAAAACTAGAAGatatagaagaaaaagattATATACAAGATTCTAAAATAATCGAGAGCCTTTTAAGTGTGGAAAATGAAACAGACAACgcaaagaaaagaaaacttaaagaagaaacagaaagaaaaaagaaacttAAAGACACAGGGAACTATGAAAACACAGGAACATCTAACAAGTCCCTTTTAGAACAAATTATGAATAGTAGAATAAGTAGACCGTATTCTTATGAAGAACTAagtaataaagaaaagaaatcaataaaacaaaaaaaagagaacaGTAAAAGTCAAAAACAcaacttaaaaaataaagaagaacTCGATCGGAATAGAGTAAATTTAGAGCgaactaaaataaaagaagaaactgagaaagaaaaactaaaagaaaaaaatgatctAATTGAAAAGCTTAAAATAGAAAActtgaaaaaattgtacaaacaaaatgcaaatatacaaaaacaGAAAGATATTGAAGACGCCAGAGAGAATAAATCTCTATTTGTAGACAATAAAAACATGACTAGTGAACTTGAGAGTAACGCAACTACAAACAGCCTGAATGTTCGTAAAGTAAAAAAGAGGAAATCGCTGTGTATGCCGAGCAAAAACAAATCTAAAAAGAagtga
- a CDS encoding DNA-directed RNA polymerase II subunit (RPB7) — protein sequence MFFVKDFTHIIHLNSCYLGPKIQSLIKEYLYKTIEGSCNDSGYVVSVLEIDDVSEGIISLNGQTSFKIKYKALVLKPFKGETMEASVVEINKMGVFASVGPLTVFISNHQIPNEIQEGGILKDSIVRLRIIGTKIDSVKIYAVGTLNDEYLGIIS from the coding sequence atgttttttgtaaaagaCTTCACCCACATCATTCACTTGAATTCGTGTTATCTTGGCCCAAAAATCCAGTCTCTGATTAAGGAGTATTTATACAAGACAATAGAAGGGTCTTGTAATGATAGTGGGTATGTCGTGTCAGTTCTGGAGATTGATGATGTAAGTGAAGGAATCATAAGTCTAAACGGGCAGacaagttttaaaattaagtaTAAAGCTTTAGTTCTTAAGCCTTTTAAAGGGGAGACAATGGAGGCCTCCGTTGtggaaataaataaaatgggCGTATTTGCGTCAGTGGGTCCCCTCActgtttttatttctaaccATCAAATCCCCAATGAAATACAAGAAGGGGGAATACTCAAAGATTCAATCGTAAGATTGAGGATTATTGGGACAAAAATAGACTCTGTGAAAATATATGCAGTTGGTACATTAAATGATGAATATCTTGGAATTATCTCATAG
- a CDS encoding transcription initiation factor TFIID subunit 5 (TAF5), with translation MEDKNTNLDVLELSYLELKYWIENSLDLFKNDLLPLLYPLYIHIYFDLIQQNKPEEARKFFKKYLKDHESKKQELKYFESIYTPQHIHENNLAHTFRTSKYYLPMGRYAFDLLLNFLEENNFTYILKVLNQYLNIKIYTGVKNEDIPQGIDVSTGDEELDLTTFLVSKECEDAILVDEQYKYDHLEAYAIQLKKQRELKESDTLNRPNASQINAEIEKLKDLCKRVSVNKNNLPSICCYTLHNTYEGLTSLDISNDSKMMACGFKDSFIDIFSLTKEPLRKLKKSSELAKSDIKTGTEEKFEEVGFSYRLVGHAGPVYGVKFFSSNKFLLSCSQDCTVKLWSLDLLAPVGVYKSHVFPIWTVDVAPNDFYFASGSSDRQAVIWSMTGDKPERLIVTALSDVTTVKFHPNCKYLFTGSADHKIRLHDVSNAQLVRTFHGHTDTITCLDISHCGKLLVSGSKDKHIILWDIQNGKSLIKYAGHDSTVFSVSFSWYGTIIASSGADNCVKLWDKTDPKGICVGTYYTKNTPLYGVKFGYRNIISTAGPFIGG, from the coding sequence atggaaGATAAAAACACAAATTTAGACGTACTAGAACTTTCTTATCTAGAACTAAAATACTGGATAGAAAACTCTCTggatctttttaaaaatgatctTCTTCCTTTACTATATCCTCTTTACATCCACATTTACTTCGACTTAATACAACAAAATAAGCCAGAAGAAGCgcgaaaattttttaagaaatatttaaaagaccacgaaagtaaaaaacaagaattaaaatatttcgaGAGTATTTACACTCCCCAACATATTCACGAAAATAATCTGGCGCACACATTCAGGACTTCGAAATATTACCTGCCTATGGGTAGATACGCCTTTgatcttttattaaatttcttgGAGGAAAACAACTTCACTTACATTTTGAAAGTACTAAACCaatatttgaatattaAGATTTATACTGgtgtaaaaaatgaagatattCCTCAGGGTATTGATGTATCAACAGGAGATGAAGAATTAGACTTGACTACTTTTTTAGTATCAAAAGAATGCGAAGATGCGATTTTAGTAGATgaacaatataaatatgatcATTTAGAGGCCTACGCTATACAACTGAAGAAACAAAGAGAACTAAAAGAGTCAGACACTTTGAACAGACCAAATGCCTCACAGATAAATGCGGAAATAGAGAAACTTAAAGATTTGTGTAAGCGAGTCtcagtaaataaaaataatctgcCTAGTATTTGTTGCTACACTTTACACAACACGTACGAAGGATTAACAAGTCTTGATATTTCAAATGACTCGAAAATGATGGCCTGTGGATTTAAAGACAGTTTTATAGacatattttcattaaCAAAAGAGCCATTgagaaaattaaagaagTCTAGTGAATTGGCGAAATCTGATATAAAAACGGGAACAGAAGAGAAATTTGAAGAAGTTGGCTTTTCTTATAGGCTTGTAGGTCATGCGGGGCCTGTGTATGGGGTCaagtttttttcttctaataAGTTTTTACTGTCTTGCTCACAGGATTGTACTGTAAAACTGTGGAGTTTGGACTTATTGGCGCCTGTTGGTGTCTACAAATCTCATGTTTTTCCTATTTGGACTGTGGATGTCGCGCCAAATGACTTTTATTTCGCAAGTGGGTCGTCTGATAGACAAGCAGTCATTTGGTCAATGACAGGCGACAAACCAGAAAGGCTGATAGTCACGGCATTGAGTGATGTGACAACAGTGAAATTCCATCCTAATTGTAAATATCTCTTTACTGGGTCTGCTGATCATAAAATCAGACTACACGACGTATCAAATGCACAACTTGTTAGAACCTTTCATGGGCACACTGACACGATAACTTGCCTTGATATTTCTCACTGTGGGAAATTATTAGTGTCAGGCAGTAAAGATAAACACATAATATTATGGGATATACAAAATGGAAAGAGTCTAATTAAATATGCTGGACATGATAGCACAGTATTTTCAGTGTCATTTAGTTGGTATGGGACTATTATTGCTTCATCTGGTGCTGATAATTGTGTCAAATTATGGGACAAGACTGACCCGAAAGGAATATGTGTAGGAACATATTACACGAAGAATACGCCACTATATGGTGTCAAATTTGGATACAGAAACATAATCTCGACAGCTGGACCATTTATTGGGGGATAA
- a CDS encoding putative amino acid transporter: MKSDLLTPYTAISLLVTTMLGTGITFMPYAFNSIGYNFSFLILIFVSFCTFISLLCISHVVKISPLKKHTYLSISKDISKFMYYFVNISLFCNCFFSNVSFYRFLTDILIEIFPFSKWLKLDQEYTRKIIALLISPLLLYLSLKKDLVNLKVQSWISTFSVSFLALLIIFYSLFFGSSIYKSDILPFNYNFKYAVPFFLPSMICENSMVEIVQKLRDKSWKNLIFISLTTSLCGSFLYGMVGYCGYIVFGNKIQGHFVKELYESNSKINVFMRTQSFDKYNVLSKLAVYSMAIVLVSGFPIQMISVSNVFMQFMRKENKNDKKRSYVTFCLFLLCFLLVLIENLKIKLIKRVSGAIFSSSVGLIHPFIYYFCLSETKGIYSVVPRCIFGIVSCLIVYILITIILDIKAGDPELYN; the protein is encoded by the coding sequence ATGAAGTCTGATTTATTAACCCCATATACTGCAATATCTTTACTAGTTACTACAATGCTGGGCACTGGTATAACTTTCATGCCCTATGCTTTTAACTCTATAGGCTATAATTTCTCATTCTTAATTCTAATCTTCGTATCTTTTTGCACTTTCATTTCTCTTCTTTGTATATCTCATGTTGTAAAAATCTCTCCTTTAAAGAAACATACTTATCTTTCTATAAGTAAAGatatatcaaaatttatgtattatTTCGTCAACATATcattattttgtaattgTTTCTTTTCTAATGTATCTTTTTACAGATTTCTTACTGATATTCTTATTGAAATATTCCCATTTTCTAAGTGGCTAAAATTAGATCAAGAATATACTCGAAAAATAATCGCTCTTTTGATCTCGCCacttttactttatttgaGTCTTAAAAAAGATCTAGTAAATTTGAAAGTACAATCCTGGATTTCTACATTTTCTGTTTCTTTCTTGGCTTtacttattatattttattctttattttttgggtctagtatttataaatcGGATATTTTAccatttaattataattttaaatatgcTGTACCTTTCTTCTTACCATCAATGATTTGTGAAAATTCTATGGTGGAAATAGTGCAGAAATTAAGAGATAAATCCTGGAAgaatcttatttttatttctttgaCTACTTCTTTATGTGGATCATTTTTGTATGGAATGGTGGGGTATTGTGGCTACATAGTCTTTGgtaataaaatacaagGACATTTTGTCAAGGAATTATATGAAAGTAATTCTAAGATAAATGTATTCATGAGAACTCAATCatttgataaatataatgtcCTTTCTAAGTTGGCTGTCTATAGTATGGCAATTGTACTGGTATCAGGATTTCCAATCCAGATGATTTCTGTTTCCAATGTATTTATGCAGTTTATGcgtaaagaaaataaaaatgataaaaaaaggtCTTACGTCacattttgtttgtttcttctttgttttttacttGTGCTTATTGAGAATTTAAAGatcaaattaataaaaagagtAAGCGGGGCTATATTTTCCTCGTCGGTTGGATTGATACACCCATTCATTTATTACTTTTGTTTGAGTGAAACAAAAGGCATTTACTCTGTGGTTCCTAGGTGTATATTTGGAATAGTTAGTTGTCTCATTGTCTATATACTGATAACAATTATCCTGGATATCAAAGCAGGGGATCCTGAACTTtacaattaa
- a CDS encoding pumilio-like protein, which yields MSNGKYNKTPNINKGNSSILNKLNIKEQRPCSAPPVDKLFVSDDVELIDIQYSSYYSKNSKDDVRIPPPDIHIKGKIWLSEYDEIINKAFSSDLYSFKSKGDSLLEKIDNDNPESKSKEYKGTSRTTTPIGDISILDPNTFNNLLSINSSPNNSIKNQIYKKELDTTENMFLSDMFLFYSDQQKSDALLTKPLTNNPVCLKEFCVYMSKDQEGSRLIQNRIDLSTEEEIDWFFSQIEDSIYDLSSNLFGNYVIQKILPKLTESQKFTVFSEFKNRIYDLSLHPYGCRVIQKLMDCFECIDFVVEEIRENIFHLIEDQNGNHVIQKYIEKSDDKNLVIDVFKKDSVFLSTHRYGCRVIQRLLEFCSESDVKRILKILIGNLENLVNDQYGNYVIQHMLTVSNDEERNAVISQIINDCYNLSKFKFSSNVIEQCIVISNKEQKDRFLCKFLEVVGGKPRIFNMSTDMYGNYVVQKFYDSVDNASKEKLKKVLKPFIKDLKKVNFARHILYKINT from the coding sequence atgaGCAATggaaaatacaataaaactccaaatataaataaaggaAATTCGTCTATATTGAATAAATTGAACATAAAAGAACAAAGGCCATGTTCAGCTCCACCAGTTGACAAACTCTTTGTCTCAGATGATGTTGAACTTATTGACATTCAATATTCTTCatattatagtaaaaatagTAAAGATGATGTTCGAATTCCGCCGCCAGATATTCACATTAAAGGGAAAATATGGCTTAGTGAATATGATGAGATTATTAATAAGGCTTTTAGTTCagatttatattcttttaaatctaaAGGAGATAGTTTATTAGAGAAGATTGATAATGATAATCCAGAATCTAAAAgtaaagaatataaagGCACGTCTAGAACTACGACGCCCATTGGTGATATTAGTATTTTAGATCCGaatacttttaataatctTTTAAGTATTAATTCTTCACCAAataattctataaaaaatcagatttataaaaaagagcTTGACACTACAGAAAACATGTTTCTTAGTGacatgtttttattttattcgGATCAACAGAAGTCTGACGCTTTATTGACTAAGCCTCTTACAAATAATCCAGTCTGCCTTAAAGAGTTTTGTGTTTATATGAGCAAAGATCAGGAAGGATCCAGACTTATTCAAAATAGGATCGATTTATCAacagaagaagaaattgacTGGTTTTTTTCACAAATTGAAGATTCAATTTATGATTTATCATCAAATTTATTCGGGAATTAtgttatacaaaaaattctacCTAAGTTGACAGAATCTCAAAAATTTACAGTTTTTtctgaatttaaaaatcgcATTTATGATTTGTCTTTACATCCTTACGGATGTCGCGTCATCCAAAAACTCATGGACTGTTTTGAATGTATTGATTTTGTAGTAGAAGAAAttagagaaaatatttttcatttgatCGAAGATCAAAATGGAAATCATGTTATTCagaaatatattgaaaaatcagatgataaaaatcttGTTATTGACGTATTTAAAAAGGATTCTGTGTTTTTGAGTACTCATAGATATGGTTGCCGCGTTATACAAAGATTACTAGAATTTTGTAGTGAGTCAGACgtaaaaagaattttaaaaattttgattggtaatttagaaaatttagtaAATGACCAGTATGGAAATTATGTAATTCAGCATATGCTTACTGTCAGTAATGACGAAGAAAGAAATGCTGTCATTTctcaaattataaatgattGTTATAATTTGagcaaatttaaattttcttctaaTGTCATTGAACAATGCATTGTCATTTCTAATAAAGAACAAAAAGACAGATTTCTGTGTAAATTTCTAGAAGTTGTGGGTGGTAAGCCTAGAATTTTCAATATGTCCACTGATATGTATGGGAATTACGTAGTCcagaaattttatgatagTGTTGATAATGCATCTAAAGAGAAATTGAAGAAAGTCTTAAAaccatttataaaagatttgaaAAAGGTCAATTTTGCCAGACATattctatataaaattaacacATAG
- a CDS encoding pol polyprotein has product MYYKNKPFVAQTIKLSIEGKKKKDDKLMRISNKTSSDLRNEKYAGVSYPIPPKASEILKEEIKINVEEKKAFGKKLTITFFNKNKK; this is encoded by the exons ATgtactataaaaataagcCATTTGTAGCtcaaacaataaaattaagtaTCGAA ggtaaaaaaaagaaggaCGACAAACTAATGAGAATATCCAACAAAACTTCATCAGATTTGAGAAATGAGAAATATGCAGGAGTTTCTTATCCTATACCACCAAAAGCCTCGGAAATTTtgaaagaagaaataaaaataaatgtagaAGAGAAAAAAGCTTTTGGTAAGAAACTCACTATAactttctttaataaaaataaaaaataa
- a CDS encoding deoxyribonuclease TATDN1-like protein, with the protein MLIDISCNITEMKDIDKIIENSKIQNIVPIFVGLDYQSSLKSLFYAEKYKTLFYGGIHPLHSKDSEFIPLTNDRLIAVGECGLDYFRLEYSPVETQREIFKKQLDYQAERYFLHSRDAHRDLMEILSDYSIKGIVHSFTGTVEECKELVKKGYFVGINGCSVKTEEGLEVVRNLPLDRLLIETDSPYCKIRKSYAGFKYIKNYTKQKSNEPGLLREVLEVVGGIKGIEEEELEEIIYKNNKEFFGEKIEEVVKEWAGKA; encoded by the coding sequence ATGCTGATTGACATTTCTTGTAATATTACAGAAATGAAAGACATAGacaaaattattgaaaattctaaaattcAGAATATTGTCCCTATTTTCGTCGGTCTCGACTACCAGTCCAGTCTCAAGTCTCTTTTTTATGCTGAAAAATACAAGACATTATTTTACGGAGGAATCCATCCACTCCATTCCAAAGACTCAGAATTTATTCCTCTTACAAATGACAGACTCATAGCAGTGGGCGAATGCGGCCTGGACTACTTCCGCCTTGAATATTCCCCAGTAGAAACACAGAGAGAAATATTCAAGAAGCAGCTTGATTATCAAGCAGAGAGATATTTCCTCCATTCTAGAGATGCACACAGAGATTTGATGGAGATTTTATCAGACTACTCAATAAAAGGAATAGTACACTCATTTACTGGGACAGTAGAAGAATGTAAAGAATTAGTAAAGAAAGGGTATTTTGTAGGAATAAACGGGTGCTCAGTGAAAACTGAAGAAGGTTTAGAAGTAGTGAGAAATCTCCCACTAGACAGATTACTCATTGAGACAGACAGTCCTTATTGTAAAATCAGGAAGAGCTACGCAggatttaaatatataaaaaattatactaaGCAGAAATCAAATGAACCTGGTCTGTTAAGAGAAGTACTAGAAGTAGTAGGAGGAATTAAAGGAATAGAAGAGGAAGAActagaagaaataatttataaaaataataaggaATTCTTTGGGGAGAAAATTGAGGAAGTAGTAAAAGAATGGGCGGGAAAAGCATAA
- a CDS encoding nuclear segregation protein BFR1-like, translating to MEQTKPIPGTRPFKQQLIECRQDLKKADEQIRDFERKIDEVKKNDAKNSPKAPLLIKRKELGFLIKDLNIKKKDLFEKINQIKETYGDLATKQVETKGFISTESIEKRLREINLEMLKFPCNAQKSKSYEDEIKDLKSKKMNIENEKKKHDVLRQVQDQLKNLNSSLSQVYKELKIKNSEMAEILNSIKEIESQENTKNPVIEGYEKNIENLKIKKEEINKKIIINQDEIAKKREEHQEFLQKKAEAEAYEKRRSDILEKIKDLEIKKESLENEKDKCDASKFDSVIFYLEKKLGEKEEKITFPLDIVMSLSEFKVTIPSEKKQISSTICQLKEKKNLFLEKVEIRKEELKVEIENILENINKEKGLLSDIPVMEVKLPPFTTKSRSK from the coding sequence ATGGAACAGACTAAGCCAATCCCAGGAACTCGTCCTTTTAAACAGCAACTTATCGAATGTAGACAAGATCTAAAAAAGGCAGATGAACAAATTAGGGACTTCGAAAGAAAAATAGACGaagtaaagaaaaatgatGCCAAAAATTCCCCAAAGGCTcctcttttaataaaacgTAAAGAACttggttttttaataaaagatttaaatatcaaaaagaaagatctttttgaaaaaattaatcaaattaaagaaaCTTACGGAGATTTAGCAACAAAACAAGTTGAAACTAAAGGTTTTATTTCTACAGAATCAATAGAAAAAAGACTTAGAGAAATTAATTTGGAAATGTTAAAATTTCCTTGTAATGctcaaaaatcaaaatcttATGAAGAcgaaataaaagatttaaaaagtaagaaaatgaatatagaaaatgaaaaaaagaaacatgATGTTCTTAGACAAGTACAAgatcaattaaaaaatcttaataGTTCATTATCTCAAGTTTATAAAgaattgaaaattaaaaattcagaAATGgcagaaattttaaattcaataaaagaaattgaaagtcaagaaaatacaaaaaatccTGTAATCGAAggatatgaaaaaaatattgaaaatttaaaaataaaaaaagaagaaataaataagaaaattataataaatcaaGATGAAatagcaaaaaaaagagaagaaCATCAAGAATTCTTACAGAAAAAAGCAGAAGCAGAAGCTTATGAAAAAAGGAGATCTGATATTTTAgagaaaattaaagatttagaaattaagaaagaaagtttagaaaatgaaaaagaCAAATGTGACGCGTCTAAATTTGATAgtgtaatattttatttagagAAGAAATTAGGAGAAAAAGAAGAGAAAATCACTTTCCCGCTTGATATTGTGATGAGTTTATCAGAATTTAAAGTTACAATTCCTTCagagaaaaaacaaatttcaAGTACAATTTGccaattaaaagaaaagaagaatttatttcttgAAAAAGTAGAAATAAGAAAAGAAGAACTTAAAGTTGAGatagaaaatattcttgAGAATATTAATAAGGAGAAAGGGTTATTGAGTGATATACCAGTAATGGAAGTAAAATTACCTCCTTTTACTACTAAGTCACGAAgtaaataa